In the genome of Calothrix sp. PCC 6303, the window CATGCGTACCCTTAACCGCCCAAATCAGCACACCCTAGCTTACCAAAGTCGGGTAGGTCCTGTGGAGTGGTTAAAGCCTTACACTGAAGATGCGATCGCGCAATTAGGTGCAAAGGGTATCAAGGATTTAGTGGTGGTTCCCATCAGCTTTGTTTCCGAACATATCGAAACTCTGCAAGAAATTGATATGGAATACCGCGAACTTGCCGAAGAAGCTGGTATTCACAATTTCCGTCGTGTCCCCGCACTCAATACCCATCCCACATTCATTCGTGCTTTAGCTGATTTAGTTGTCAATGCACGCAAATCTCCCAAAGTGGCTTTGTCGGAAGTCGCACAAATGAAAAAGGGAACAAAAATGTATCCCCCTGAAGCTTGGGAATGGGGAATTACCACCAGTGCCGAAGTTTGGAATGGACGAATTGCCATGCTGGGCTTTATCGCTTTGATTATTGAGATGATGACAGGTCAAGGATTGTTACATTTTATTGGTTTAGTACATTAAACTCAAATTTAACTAGATTCCTCAGAACCCCGACTTCAATAAGTCGGGGTTCTACTTTGCCGTGCATTTATATTTTTGACTGTTGATCCCTTGACAGGTATGATGGATTTGGAAATGAGTATAAAATTAATCATTTTATACACTGATATTTTACCAAACTTCTATACGAAAAGTTAAATAATTTACTGAGTTTCCGAAATATCTGGGTATAAAGCTGTATTAATTCTAAGTATATAAATACAATACCGATCGGCTAAGATTATGATCACACCGACGTTTTTAAATAACCGTTATAAAGTTCTGAGTGTCCTGGGTAGTGGTGGATTTGGAGATACATTCTTAGCAGAAGATACCCAAATGCCATCCGGTCGTCGTTGTGTAATTAAACAACTCAAGCCTGTAGCTAATAATAACCCGCAAATTCATCAGTTAGTACAGGAGCGGTTTCAAAGAGAAGCAGCCATCTTGGAAGAATTGGGAGAAAACAGCCCACAAATACCCAAGTTATATGCTTACTTTAACGAAAGCGGAGAATTTTACCTAGTTCAAGAATATATCGAGGGGCAAACCCTATCTCAAAGACTGCAACAGCAGGGTTCCATGAGTGAAAGTTCAGTTAAATCAATTTTAATTGACATTTTACCAATATTAAGCTATGTCCACAGCAAACACATAGTGCATCGGGACATCAAACCAGATAACATCATGATTCGCAATTTCGACGGCAAAGCCATTTTAATTGACTTTGGTGCCGTGAAAGAAACCATGGGAACAGTGATAACAAATTCTGGGAACTCTGCCAGAAGCATCGTGATTGGGACACCTGGATTTATGCCGATGGAACAATCAGCAGGTAGACCCCAATTTAGTAGTGATTTGTATAGCTTGGGATTAACAGCAATTTATCTACTTACAGGGAAGCTTCCCCAAGAATTGCCAACAAACCCCCACACGGGTGAAATTTTGTGGCGACAATATGCTTTGAATGTGAGTCCAAGTTTGGCGATGGTATTGGATAAATGCATATTACCAGTAGCACGCGATCGCTATCCCAGCGCAAGGGACATGTTAGCAGATCTTCAACCTGTGCCAAACCAGATTGCACCGACAGTTCCCTATACTCCACCACAATATAACCCACCACAATACACTCCACCGCAATACAATCCACCACCACAACCCGTACAATCTGCACCCACACAATACTCCACACCAACACCTCAACAGCAACCTCCAACAGTTGCACACTATCAACCAGGTGGACAGCAACAAGCAAATTATTATCAACAACCAACACCAGCACAACCAACACAAAACACTTCCGGAACTTGGCAACAAGCTGTCATTGTTGGTGGTGTAATTGGTTCAATTCTCGTTGGTGGTTGGTGGGTAATGGGACAAATGCATCAATCAGGAAATCAGCAAGCAAACACAAACAACGTTACTGAAACACCCATATCCACCTCTACATCAACACCAATATCTACACCCATTGAAATTTCATCTGGGAATAATAGCAATAACTCTAATAACAATTCTCGAAGAGAATCAAGTAGTTCATCTTCTACCAACTCCAGTAATAACAATTCTCAACCCATACAAAGCACCAATAATCTGATTTCTCAAGAAGCAGCGGTTAATACCGTTACAAGTTGGATTAAAGCCAAAGGAGAAATTTTTGCCCCTCCCTACGTAACAGATAAAGGCAGACAATTATTAACTGGTTCTGCCTATGAAAGAAATATTGAAAAATCATCAGATCCAGAATCTTGTATAGCATCTGGGAGAGATGAAGATGATTGTTTAAGTTCAGTTCAATGGTTAGTTAGAAATAACTCTCATTGGACTTATGGGGTGCAACGGATTAATGGTGTAAATAGGTTTGAACCCAGCGGAGATAAAGCAACACTTGTAGTTAATGTCACAGAACAACGTACCCTTATAAATAGCAAAGGGAATGTCGATAGAACCCAATCTGGTCTGTTTACTTCCACAGTTAGTTATGACTTAGTTTATGAAGATGGACAGGTAAAGATATCTAACTACAATTAATATAGGGAGTCGATTAATTGTTTTATAAAAAATAATCTCCAAATGCTCACCATGTAGTGTATGAGAAAGTAGAAAAGGTATAGATTTGTGGAAGAAAAATCAGAACAAAACCAAAACTTACACAAACAGGAAATTAGTGAGCTTGAAAATAAGCTAAAACTTGCAAATCAAGTAATTACTAGCCTCCAGCACCAAAATACTGAACTAAAAAAACAGGCAACTAATTCCTTAACTGGTGCTACTACTCGTATACCTCAAACGACAACTAATCAAACTAAAGGTGTATCAATGAGTAAATATAGATTTTCTCAGCTATCTCATTTCCAATTTTATGCACTTACAGTTTCGGTTGTGTTGCTTATTATTTCTATATTTAGTTTGAGCAGTTTTTTCTCCCGTCGAGATGGTTTAAAAAAGACTGAAGTGAGAAAAAATACTTCTCCCCCAACAGCGCAAGCAATACCAACTTTAACAACTGCTTTTCCTATTTCAGTTAATACTCCCAGCCAGAATCAAGGGATTGTCCCCCTTAATTCTAATCCTCTATTATTATCGAATACTTCAGAATTTACTTATAATATAGTAACGTCCCCTAAGTTAACCAAAGGTGATAAAAAGCTAGACAAAATTGTCAAGAGTATAGTCAATTATGCTGAAGAGAATAAATTACCTACAAGTTCTCTATCCGTTACATTAATAGACTTAAACAAAAATACAACCGCTGCATATCAAGAAGATAAGCCGAGATACCCAGCTAGTGTTGCTAAACTATTTTGGATGGTTGCATTAGAAGCAAAAATTAAACAGGGTCAAGTACAATTTGCAGCAGTTTATAATGATTTGAATACAATGATGTTGAAATCAGATAACGATGCTGCTAGTAATGTGATAGATGCAATTACTAATACTAAATCTTCTGATAAAAAGTTAGAACAACAAGAATTTGCTACATGGAAATATCAGCGACAAAGTTTAAATGATTTTTTCCAGAAAGCTGGTTATAAAGATATTAATATCAGCCAAAAAACTTTTCCTCTTCCTCTACATAATATTCAAGCACCAAAAGGTGCAGATGCACAGATACGTGGTGACAATCCCAATAGTCCTAGACGGAATAAAGTCACAACATATCAAGCTGCAAGACTAATGTATGAAATTGCTAGAGGTGAAGCAGTAGCACCAGAATCTCAAGAATCGATGCTAAATTTACTCAAAAGAGACTTAGGATATTGGCAATCTCAACCACCTAATCCAGAAGAATTTGATCCTGTACGGGATTTATTTGGCGAAAAATTGCCTGCTAATCGAGTTGAATTTTATTCTAAAGCCGGATGGACTACTACCTCTCGACAGGAAGTTGCCTATATAGTCAGTAAAGATAGAAAAGCAAGCTACATATTAGCTATTTTTGGGGATGATAAAGCTTACGGTGATAGTAAAAAAGCATTTCCCCAAATGTCACGTTTAGTTTTTGATCAATTGACAAATTGAAAAACCACAGAATCATTAGAATTCGCAGTTAAAATCCCACTATGTATACATACATACCCCAATAGAGACGCAGCAATGCTACGTCTCTACAATCGTCATTTTCAGCCTGACAGATTACTAGGTTGACATTAGAGTCACAATGTTTTTACATAGGAAAAATGTAGGCATAGTATAAACTTAGACAAATATGTATGGTGAGTTGATTACTGCTACACGTCCAGCATCAACTAAAGCTTGATAAACTATAGCTGCTACTTCTGCGCGGGTGGCATCACGAGTGGGGTTGAGTTGACTAATTTTGGGATAATTAACTATGATGCGCTTTGATGATGCGATCGCTATTTCATCTAAAGCATAGTTAGGGATTTTATTTTGATCGTCGAATGCTTTGGTGGTTTTGGTTGCTGTGGTTAATCCCAAACCGTTAACTAGGGAAACAAGGATTTGCACCCGTTGAATATTTTCGTTGGGACGGAATGAGTTATCCGGATAACCTGAGAGGAACTGTCCCTGATATGCTTGTTGAATGACTTTATATGCCCAAAAGCTTTCAGGTACATCTCTAAATTTACTGGCTTGACGTTTCGCACTAGGATTAAAAGCTTTCACTAATAAAGCCGCGTACTGTGCGCGTGTCATGGTTGCGTCGGGTTTGAAGGTTTTATCTTTAAACCCGGTAATGATATCTAGTTTATTTAATTCACGAATAAATGCTTCTGCCCAATGCCCCGAAATATCAGTTAAATCTCCAGGTACTGGTGTGGGAGTTGGTGATGGTGTCGGTACGGGGATGGGAGTTGGGGATGGTGTGGGGATTGGAGATGGTTCAGGATTTGGTTCGGGTTCAGGATTTGGGGACGGTGTGGGAATTGGAGTTGGGGATGGTGTGGGAATTGGAGTTGGGGACGGTGTGGGAATTGGAGTTGGGGACGGTGTAGGAATTGGAGATGGGGATGGTGATTGATTATTAATTAACTCAACATTTCCCGAAACCTTGCTAGGATCGATTTGGTTGCCAATGGCGATGATTTTATTGCTGCTGGCATTTTGGATATCAAACTTGCCGTTAGAGCGTAAAATATTGTTACCTGGGGAAGTATTCGTACCCAAATCAGGTAGCGCACTAGAGATAATAGTAATACCGTCATCTGTATTGCGATCGCATAAATTACTCCGCAGTACAGGACGCGCACTTCCAGAAATTACTATCCCAGATCGGTTTTCCGATATTTTGTTATCAGTTAGGGTTGGTGCTGCACTATCACTAATGGCAATTCCATAACCTGTCTTGTAGCAAATATTGCCACGAATATCTCCCTTAGAATTACGGGCAATAGAAATACCATTTGCAGCGTTTTCGGTAAAAACATTGTCTATTACCACCGGATTTGCGTCTCCTGTAGCAAATAAACCTTCCCGTTTACACCTAATAAACGTACAATTGGCAACTGTGGGTGATGTGGATTCTACCCAGACAGCCGTCCCTCGACTAGCCTGATTGACAACGGTAACACCCCGTAATTCTGCACTACTTGCCATCACAAAAGTGACATTTTGACCAGCAAAAGTTCTACTCAGGTAATTTCCACTACCTTCAATTAAAATAGCGCTACCTTTGTTATTCTCAGTCCCAATTATAGCGACGTTTGGGGGTACAGATAGGGGAAAAATCTCACCACTAGCAGCATTATAGGTTCCCGATGCTAATTGGATTTTCGCTCCTGCGGTAGCTAACTGGAGCGCTTTCGCAATGGTTTTTACTGGTGC includes:
- a CDS encoding protein kinase domain-containing protein, giving the protein MITPTFLNNRYKVLSVLGSGGFGDTFLAEDTQMPSGRRCVIKQLKPVANNNPQIHQLVQERFQREAAILEELGENSPQIPKLYAYFNESGEFYLVQEYIEGQTLSQRLQQQGSMSESSVKSILIDILPILSYVHSKHIVHRDIKPDNIMIRNFDGKAILIDFGAVKETMGTVITNSGNSARSIVIGTPGFMPMEQSAGRPQFSSDLYSLGLTAIYLLTGKLPQELPTNPHTGEILWRQYALNVSPSLAMVLDKCILPVARDRYPSARDMLADLQPVPNQIAPTVPYTPPQYNPPQYTPPQYNPPPQPVQSAPTQYSTPTPQQQPPTVAHYQPGGQQQANYYQQPTPAQPTQNTSGTWQQAVIVGGVIGSILVGGWWVMGQMHQSGNQQANTNNVTETPISTSTSTPISTPIEISSGNNSNNSNNNSRRESSSSSSTNSSNNNSQPIQSTNNLISQEAAVNTVTSWIKAKGEIFAPPYVTDKGRQLLTGSAYERNIEKSSDPESCIASGRDEDDCLSSVQWLVRNNSHWTYGVQRINGVNRFEPSGDKATLVVNVTEQRTLINSKGNVDRTQSGLFTSTVSYDLVYEDGQVKISNYN
- a CDS encoding serine hydrolase; this encodes MEEKSEQNQNLHKQEISELENKLKLANQVITSLQHQNTELKKQATNSLTGATTRIPQTTTNQTKGVSMSKYRFSQLSHFQFYALTVSVVLLIISIFSLSSFFSRRDGLKKTEVRKNTSPPTAQAIPTLTTAFPISVNTPSQNQGIVPLNSNPLLLSNTSEFTYNIVTSPKLTKGDKKLDKIVKSIVNYAEENKLPTSSLSVTLIDLNKNTTAAYQEDKPRYPASVAKLFWMVALEAKIKQGQVQFAAVYNDLNTMMLKSDNDAASNVIDAITNTKSSDKKLEQQEFATWKYQRQSLNDFFQKAGYKDINISQKTFPLPLHNIQAPKGADAQIRGDNPNSPRRNKVTTYQAARLMYEIARGEAVAPESQESMLNLLKRDLGYWQSQPPNPEEFDPVRDLFGEKLPANRVEFYSKAGWTTTSRQEVAYIVSKDRKASYILAIFGDDKAYGDSKKAFPQMSRLVFDQLTN
- a CDS encoding DUF1565 domain-containing protein: MTQILYVNPTSGNNGNTGSEQAPVKTIAKALQLATAGAKIQLASGTYNAASGEIFPLSVPPNVAIIGTENNKGSAILIEGSGNYLSRTFAGQNVTFVMASSAELRGVTVVNQASRGTAVWVESTSPTVANCTFIRCKREGLFATGDANPVVIDNVFTENAANGISIARNSKGDIRGNICYKTGYGIAISDSAAPTLTDNKISENRSGIVISGSARPVLRSNLCDRNTDDGITIISSALPDLGTNTSPGNNILRSNGKFDIQNASSNKIIAIGNQIDPSKVSGNVELINNQSPSPSPIPTPSPTPIPTPSPTPIPTPSPTPIPTPSPNPEPEPNPEPSPIPTPSPTPIPVPTPSPTPTPVPGDLTDISGHWAEAFIRELNKLDIITGFKDKTFKPDATMTRAQYAALLVKAFNPSAKRQASKFRDVPESFWAYKVIQQAYQGQFLSGYPDNSFRPNENIQRVQILVSLVNGLGLTTATKTTKAFDDQNKIPNYALDEIAIASSKRIIVNYPKISQLNPTRDATRAEVAAIVYQALVDAGRVAVINSPYIFV